CAGCAAGCCTGAGTTTTGTCAGTGCGACTACGGCCACTGGCTCTTACGACAATGCCACTGGCCTCTGGACGCTCGGTAATATCGCCCCCGGAACCTATAGCCTGACGATTAATGTAACGGTGAATTAATAACTTCCGCCGCCTCCCTCCGAGCATCACCCCGTAGCCAAGCGTTGCGGGGTGTTTTTAATGGTGTAAACAGATCAGATAAAGGTCATGGTGCGCCTTTCTGTTTGGCAAACTGGGATTGAAGGTATATAATCATGGGCTTGGGGCTACTTGCCCGCGCCGCTAACAGCTCAATGTTATGACCAGCCTTCTGCTTTCCATCTGGTTGTTTTTTTTGCCAGGCCCGCAATCCGTCCAAAACCTCTGCAACCAAAATGAATACAGGCTGTTTGGGCATCTGTTTTTTGAGGATATGGAGTTCGGTTAACCGCATATCCAGTTTTTGATGGCGGTTTTCATGAAAATCAATCCATGCCAGTCCTAAAAGGGCGCGAAAGTATTGTAGCCGAGTATTGGAATTGTTGTTTGCCAGTGGAGTAATTTGTTTAAATTCAATTACTTCCAGTTCGTGTGGTGTCCTTAGTGCTTTACGACGCTCCATTGATGCGCCAGGATATATTGCACCAATTCCTATTAAACCCGTGCCTATAAAGATTGTACCTTAAGGTCCGACATTGTTTCTTTTCTTTATTCCAATCTGAGTTTATGGAAGATCTGAGTTTATTGTTTAAAGTCCCGCCAGATTTCCGGTGCGGCTATGTGGCACTTGTGGGGCGTCCGAACGCGGGTAAAAGCACCCTTATGAATGCCTTATTGGGGCTAAAGTTATCCATCGTTACCGCCAAGGCACAAACCACCCGACATCGGGTTTTGGGCATTCTGACCAATGAACAGGCACAAGTAATCTTTTTAGATACGCCTGGCATCATTAAACCAAACTATAAGTTGCAAGAACGCATGATGTCTTCGGTACAGGGGGCGGTAATGGATGCGGATTTGGTGGTTTTTTTAATAGATGCGCAACACGAGCATATGCATCCGGAAGTGTTGAACTATTTAAAAGACCGACCTGCCATCCTAGCGATCAATAAAATGGATCTCGTTTCCAAAGAAAAAGTATTGCCTTTGGTTAGTCAATGTCTTGAACAACGTGATTTTGAAGCGGTAGTGCCTATTTCGGCTCTGAAAGGAAAGCAGTTAGATGTTTTATTACAAGAGATCACGTCCCGTTTGCCAAATGGCGTCCCTTTTTATCCACCAGATCAGGTGAGCGAGCACCCCGAACGATTTTTTATCGCCGAAACCATCCGCGAGAAAATATTCCAACGGTTTCATCAGGAAGTGCCATACGCCACACAGGTGAATATTGTGGCCTATGAAGCACGCGAAGACCGTGCGGATCTGATTGATGCAGAGATTGTGGTGGAACGTGAAACCCAGAAAGGAATCCTAATTGGGAAAAAAGGAATTGCCTTAAAAGAAGTGGGAAGTGAAGCCCGAAAGGACATTGAAGCATTGATCGGTAAAAAAGTATTTTTGCAGTTACATGTAAAAGTTCGTGATGACTGGCGGAGCAAAGAGCACTTTCTGAATGCTTACGGCTACCGAATTTCTTCCTGATAAGGGCGCTTGATCTTGATTCTAACGCCTGTTTGTAATTTGTTTATCATCATCAATCTTACATCAATCTATGTGTTATCCTTGTCGTCTCTTCTTCTTGCTGATCGTAGCATTTCCGTTTGGACTCGCAGCCCAGCCCTATAAAGACGTGAAAAGTCTGCTAACAGCCGTGACCCAGAAAACGGGTTGGGCTAAGTGGCAAACCGTGAAAAACATTCAGGTGAGCAGTCGGGTGGAGTATTTGAAAAAGGTTAGAACCGAAGTGTGGCAGATGCCGGGACAATATTATAACAAGAGCATCACGACATCTGGGGGAAAGTCCGTGACGGTAACGGAAGTTCAAACACCGGAAAAAACTTGGCGATATGAAGGGGATACCAAGCGGACATTTTCGTCGGCGGGGCTGAAAGGCAAGATTTTTCCCGTTCATGAATTAACGCTCCTATACGATCCTGGAGCAAAATTAGCCCCAAACGAAGTCCTCAAAGGTAAAAGCTGCTATGTAGTTACTCAGCCAACCCGCGATAAAAAATTCCGTCATAAGTTTTATTTTGACCAAACAACGCTGTTGCTGGTGGCGGTTGATTGGAATTACTTCGATGTAAATATAGACCTACAATGGTATGAAGATTATCGCGTAATGAATGGATTTTGGTATCCATTTCGAGAAGTTATCAATAACCGCATGACAAAGGTGGTCAATGAAGTGACGTTTAATGTGGATACAACGGGTCTTTTCACGATGCCACGGTAATAAAAGAAGGGCGATGATCCAGTTGGGTAGTTCCTTGCGTTTTATCCTAATATGGTATTGGTCATGTTGGCAGCCATCTGAAGACGAATCATCAACACATCTATGATGCAACTCACCCACTCCGCGATCAGTAGATTACGTTCTCAGCATGAGTCCATTCCTTTTATACTAAATGGAATGAATGAGCATATGTTACGTTATAGGCCAGATTCCCAAAAATGGAGTATTTCAGAGCATGTGGCCCATTTGGCACGGTACCAAGAATTAATGCCTGAGCGGATCAAAAAGCTTCTCCTTGAAGAAAATCCTCATTTTCAACGCTACGAAGCAGAACAAGACCCTCGGTTTTCTTATTGGTGCAAGATGGAATGGCGGGTGCTGTGGTCGGGTTTGGTGGCTGGGCGGCAAGAATTGATAAAATTGCTTATAGACCTTCGGCCTACAGACATCGAGCGGACGGCTGTTCATCCACTTTATGGGGCAATTCCCATTCCATTTTGGGTGGAATTTTTCCTGATTCACGAAGCACATCATCTGTATGCCATTCTACAACTGGTGGGGAATATGCGGGCGTTACAGCGACAAGGATAGGTGCTCTTTGCCTTCCCATACCGTAACTTGGCCTCTTTAATCTCTTTTGGTGGGCGAGAAAATCGCACAAACGCGCAATGGAAAGCTTGGTGACTACGAAATGCGGTCATGTTTTGCACTTATCAACCAATTCCTGATAGACGCTTTTTTAGAAAAGACCTGTTGCAGCTTAGTGATAGGTGTTTTTCCTTTATGAAGATTTCTGAACGGTGAGATTGGATTTTTAGTATGTTAAACAAAATGGTGTTTCTACATACATTTTGCTCCGGCAACAAATAGATCAAAGCAGTTCTTGTGTGGGCCTTAAGGGAAAATATGACAGTGGGCCTCACAACGCGCATGGTTACAGAATCAATATTTATAAGATGACAATGGCCAATCATGTGA
This portion of the Bacteroidetes Order II. bacterium genome encodes:
- the era gene encoding GTPase Era, encoding MEDLSLLFKVPPDFRCGYVALVGRPNAGKSTLMNALLGLKLSIVTAKAQTTRHRVLGILTNEQAQVIFLDTPGIIKPNYKLQERMMSSVQGAVMDADLVVFLIDAQHEHMHPEVLNYLKDRPAILAINKMDLVSKEKVLPLVSQCLEQRDFEAVVPISALKGKQLDVLLQEITSRLPNGVPFYPPDQVSEHPERFFIAETIREKIFQRFHQEVPYATQVNIVAYEAREDRADLIDAEIVVERETQKGILIGKKGIALKEVGSEARKDIEALIGKKVFLQLHVKVRDDWRSKEHFLNAYGYRISS
- a CDS encoding DinB family protein, translated to MMQLTHSAISRLRSQHESIPFILNGMNEHMLRYRPDSQKWSISEHVAHLARYQELMPERIKKLLLEENPHFQRYEAEQDPRFSYWCKMEWRVLWSGLVAGRQELIKLLIDLRPTDIERTAVHPLYGAIPIPFWVEFFLIHEAHHLYAILQLVGNMRALQRQG